ataaaaggcgtcgaatggaccgaacaaaggcacaaaagaatttgaagaaaacaacaacttattgttcAAATtatcccgaccaacctcagctatgtgtagaatgctttaaagttttacattctaaataattgttttaataaaccattttcgtatttttattttataacaattcaactattattacaattaattattagttaacaatttattattatggaatatcttttcaaatacctacgacgatcgttcgcaagtagtcaaataagcgacacccgagtatgggttacgcggcctgaccagaaactttgctgacacccgaatatgggtgtcgtggcagtcaacgtgttaaaaaaGCTATATAATtcacttacaaaataataatcttTTCTTGTTTAACGAATAATCAATTTCTTGtcttaaaatgtataatatataagtaaATAGTAGTAAATTTCAGCAAAAAACAATTCATTTATAGATAACtgttattgtaatatttaaaacaaaagtAATAAAAACAATCTACTGAAAAGTACATTTTCTTGGATGTGATTATCATTATCctgaacaaattttaaataaaacatggATACTGTAATACATAatgcattataaaataaataatgcctttataaatcatttttacatgttttgtaaaatgtaatcgtacttaataaataaaacatacCTGATGAGTTGAATATTGTTTTTGTTGTCTAGCTTGAGTGAGCGCAGACTGATCAAGAAGATCCCATGATTTTTGTCGACGATTAGTAGGATTACTTGATGTTGCATTAGACGTATCCTGcatcataatatttaatttatcaaaatcACTTCTTTAATATTCTGATATTAAATGTACGATACATGTAcacatttatttgaaatttgaaaaagttaatgccattttatgaaaaaaattaggatatttcgtatacggagTGTCTCAATTTTAAACGATCAGACTCATTAGTTTCTTCTATAagtaaaaacaagaaaaaattattatataaacatAGGATTGAGTTTGTTACTCTCCGCATTTAATACTTATTTTGCTTCAGATCACTGAACGCATCACGAATCGGTTCTTATTTCGAATCAATTCTTGTAAGATACACTTTTCTTGTTGACTATAGATAGTGCAAAATCTGACAATCTCGCTGGTCGAACAATGTGTCCTCCCCGATGAATCCGTTTTTCATGATAATATTCATCTATTGCCTTTAGATTTCATATTTCTTgtgtaacatttttttaaaatgtttgtagacctatgtttatataatattcttttcttatttctacTCATAAAATAAACTGTGAAGTTTGATCATTTAATACTTAGACACCCTATATACTTCTATGTATACAGAACAGACAAAACAAATTACGATGTGAAAATAactttaaaattgtaattaacaaCAAATTATGTATAACTGCAtcaaattaacaaaattctTGTAAATTCTTTCACACAAGccattttttacgcacgatctAACAGTAGACAATATATCATTAATAATAAGCAAAAAAAGATTAGAAAAGCAAATTTCCCAATTATCTTTAAATAACAAgatatcatttcgttatacgagaAATATACAAACTGTTTTTCGTTCTTTTACTTGAATTAAGTTCAAATACGTATTAGTAAAAGTAATTCCGATTAATGCGCAATTAAATGACATTTATGGTCATAAATAATGCATGTCTTGAATACTTTCTACTTAAAATTTAGAATATGgttttaatatgaaaaaattctaagaataactTACTGTACTGTGTGGAAGCAAAATATCAAGGTAATCTGTGCTACCAGATTCTACAGTTTTGGTCACAGCATGTCTAATATGACATCGACTCCGCACTTCCTCAGATACAGATACTAACGCTaattagatataaatatataataattagtaatttcaattcataaatagaaaattttacatAAACTTACCAGACAAGTATGCCACACTTTCTGGTGTGACTTCAAATTTGTCTCTTCTAAATGGTTTAGCAACAATACCTAACAGCATAGTCAATACTCTGGCTGTTCTTGTAACAGTGGTAGGTGTAGGATGTCTGTATCCTTTTAATAGATGACCAACCAAAGCAAAATGAAAATTTGATTTGAACGAAAGTCCCACAGCATTATCTAATTGTTTAAAGTGCCATTCTAAAGGTTCTCGTGTTGACATCATAACTTGCTTCAAGGTCTGAAGTATTTATGCAATTTATAATAAAGATGAACACATAATATGATTATCTAATACAATACAGAAATCCTTACTTTGTCATCAAAAGTTCCTTGAGAATCCAAAGTGTGTAAATTTTGCTCGAGGAGTGCTAAACCACAGGCATATAAAGAAGCTTCGTCTAATTGAAGAATTGATGTTGCAACCCAAAATAAATATCGATGTATGGGAGATTCCTTGAAAAtatggaaatatataaatatatattataataatatatattattaaatataaatatatatatagattagatattaatataaataattaattttaaattaattaaaattccaacAACTTCACTGTTGTAaagttatgaaattattatgttaatgatacttattaataattattaccgAACTTTATGATAATAGAATAAactttaatttgtataatacaaatataagaTTTAActctaataatatattaaaggCATAATTTGCACTAACATCATGTTCCTTGAAATATATTGATACGTAACaataaacaaattaattaatcaaaacgtaattaataaataattaataataaattaataataaataataaactaatACATAACTTACAGATCTAAGCAAAGGTTGTAATCGAGTGAGGCACATAATGATTGCTTCCAACAAAGTGATATCGTTAAAACTCTCGAGTGCTTTTACTAATATCCTTAGTAACTGTTTCATATCTTGATCAGTTATGCTTTTACTAATACATCCGAAAACAATCAAAGCTCGAGGTTGAAGAGCGGGATTAAAGCAGAAAGCAAAATTCCTTGCTAAAGAAGTCCAAGTTTTTAACCAATCACAGTGTGGTATGTCCCGCATACAAGCTTCCataatttcaagaagagcatcAGTAATAATTTCTAAACTGGTTAGTGAAAGTCTTTCTTTATCGTGTGTTCCTGTAACGCTACGCTCGTTGCTAAACCATTTTTCATTCGAATGTCTATAACTAGATCTGAATGCTGTACCCGCAGCAGATTTCACTTCGCTAATTccaaaaagtaaataaaattttggaAGAGAAAATTCATCTAAACTCATCCGTAATATTCGATAAGTATCTTCTGAAAAGGAAGGTGAACTACAGGTGCATAACGAATGAATACTATTAATGACCAAACCATGAGTAGAAGCACGCATACTCAGACTTCCAGAGCAAACTAGAAATGTCACTGTATGAAACAAATATGGTAGATGTTTTCCTACGTCCAAGCAGTTATTAAAAGATAGCATTAATAAATATCTTGCTAGAATAGCAATGTCATTCCATCTTGTATGTCGTTCTAATAATGGTGTTGGAGAAGTACAAGTTTTATCGACAACTCGACAAAGTCTTCCTATTACTTTCTTTGCCACTAATTGAACATTTCCAGAAGCCAAAGCTACGGCGGTATCTGCCATAATTTCAACTGTAGGAGAACCAAGTCCAAAACTGACACTACGTTGAATGAAATTATCCAAGACTGTATCTATTAAGTCGGGTAGTCTTCCGATTGTGCTCCATATTTTAGCTTGTATACTTGGATACATTTCCACTTCCTCAATAGTTAATGtaattaatttctctaaaattTTTGTAACTTGTTTCTGACGTTTCCCTCCTTCGTCGTTTGGCTTGTAAAATCGTACAAGATTATTTAACCACGGAGTCATATATTCTAAACAAAGATGTTTTAACTCAATGCTTGACAATCTGAAACCTTGTATACATTCCTCTAAAAACTCCAGTGTAAGATGAGGATCATTTGCAGCCAAGGTTTCACTTAAGTGTTTAataaatatagtattatttgatGGTATGCAAAGTCCAGATGTTTCCAAGAGTTGTCCTTCTATTTTTAAATCAAATGTTGCAGTTAAAGCACACAGTTGATTGTATGCTGCTGTTCGTAAATTTGGATCCGAGCTACCAAGATTCAGTAACGCCATGTTTAATAATGTTCCAGGTACGTCTTTAGGTCTTATCTTTGGATGAATAGATACAGATTCCGGCTGTGATAATTCCCATCGATTTCTTATATGAATTATAGCCTGTACGATACTATCACAGTCTTGATGTATAAGAGATAATGGGCCAGTTTCATTTGAAATAGTCAATGTAAATTGATTGTCATCTACTAAACAAACTTCTTCTATTTCAGATGCATAATAAACATCATTTAAGAGAACGGAATGCGACAATACTTTGCATTTCTCCGCCGAGGTAATTTGTATCGCTGTTGGTCCAACTTTTACGGATACCTTAGTATCCCTATGACAAATTTTTAAAACGCTGTTAAAAACCTTTAAATCTTCATCAAGAGATAAAGTAGCTCCAGGCAATTTTTGTTGATCGACATCGATCACATCATTTAAACGACCCGGTCCATCTATGAAAACTACCTTTCTATTACCTTTTAACGGTGCCAAAATTCTATCGTGAAACTTTATATATTCTCTCACCCAGctattacaattataaatatatgcGGCATGAATATTTTCATAGGCAACTTTAGGCAATACATAAAACCATTTTTGTAGGAATTCAGCTCTAAATCGATTGTCTGAACATGCGTGAGTGAAATCAACAACCAATTCAAATGGAGAATGGCAGAATGGTTTTAGGGTAAGAATAACATGGTATATTAGCAAATCACCATTCGTATCGCCAATTCTATAAAAGAAATACAAACAAAATTACATTAGCACATAGTTATAAATCCAAATATACATACACAACCAAACATTTTTCATCAAGTTTCTCCTTATAtgattttgtataatatataaatactacataaaaaatatatataatatttaaggtaataatttaacgaaataataattcttaatgtctaataaaaaaaagtcCTTATTAATCAAATTAATGCTCATATCTGTAACACATACATTAACAAATTTATAAGGTACATACTTGTAACGTCTAGCAATATAATAAAACACTGGATACCCTTGTTTACTAGTTCCTGCttgatagaatatatttaaattcttgatactcttaaattcttcattttcatGCATATTATGTTTTACCATAATTTCCTCAAAATTAGTTGAAGACATATCAATGTTTGACCATCGAGCGTAAGACGATGAAAAAAGTAAGCTATTAAATAAATACacttaaatatacatatgaaaATTGCATAAACAGCATTCTTAACAATGATttgtataataaaagaaatgtatTTAATATTGTTACTTACTGTGAATCTATTGGTTTATGTTCTGGAGGACCAAGATAAGCCAATAATGTAGCCATTTTATCAAAAGGTCTTCTACCTACTGCTTTATGGTCCCGACTGCTACTAAGATAATCGCCAATTCGTTCTTGATGATTCCAAAGCAATCTATGTAATGCTAGAACATTGGCATCCGACACAAACGACATCGGATGATTAGCTTGATCGACCGTTTCACAATCTGATGCTATCTGTATAAAAAATCTTCTTCCAATTTCGAAATGTGCACGTAAGAAGTCATTAAATGGTAACATGTGTTGTTCTTTGCTAAATTCTACATGGTTTGCGATATTTTGAAGAATTTTAGACATTAACATAAGACCTCTCTTAATGTGCGGAGGTACGGGCTTATTTACAATACCCATTTCTTGAGGTGATACAATAGCTGGATTAATAAATCGCAGAAATATTACAGTTCCAACAGCTCCAATATTATTTTGTGGACACTGTGGAAATCTCTTGCTGAGTACCTGATATAAACAATGACACATAGACCGCAATTGTGGTGGAAACCTGTGAAAATACAATGAAACTAATATAATGTCAATTAATAGCTAAATTTCTTTAAGAAatgatttatattaatattaactaTACAATTTCTAATAACTTACCGATCAGCTGATGATACTATAGCATCAAATACTTTTTGAGTTAATGCAACCAAATTACGACCATTCTTTTCTATATCTTCATTAGCATCTATTCTGGCGCTATCAACTTCAAAACCAGTAGTGGGATCATCTAATAGAGGAGTAATTAAAggttctaataaattttgtaaataactgGCACCAtaaattttaaaacaaaatgCCATAATTTTGCTTCCAAGACTGTTTCCACGAAATAATGTTTGCATACAATCAGAAACTTCAACTTCGCGATAAAACATATTCCATAAGAGAGAAGATAACAAGTGCTTAGCATCAAATAATGTCACAAAAACTCGTGCTAATTCGTCCATTTGATTCGTTGTTACTACATTAGCTAAGGCCATTGCGATAGGTAATTCTCCTTTGTCACTAATCATTGTAACAAGTTGAACCAATTGCTCAAACCTATCAGCTAATACTGTTTCTGCTAATGTATCAAATTCCGTTCCTTGTTGAAGAATTTTGGTGAGAACTTCCATAAATGCTGCCCGTGTTTGTAAATCTGGATTGTAACCCAAacctataaatataaaaattttaaaattataaaaaattgcaaaagtcGGTGGAACATTTAATATAATGTTTAATGTTATATCAATAACATCAATAATATCAATGTCACGAATAATTTTGCTCACTTAGAGAATGCATTAATCCACTATCAATATTTGCGCTGAGAAGATTACTCATTGCTTGTATAGTAGCGTTGCGTAAAGTAGATAATTTGCCACTACTTAAACATGGTTGTTGAGatactatttctttttcttcaccAGTTACTTCATTGCAGTCGTTTAACAAATTCATGAAGAgagtaaaatattttaagaacaaCTGAGATTTTGCCTCCATTAAATCACCGCGATCGGATTCTTCGGGTTGAAGAGGTAGGCCTCGTAGCAATGCTCCGACCGCTTCCATGCATGCTTGATCTAAATCTctaaaaaatcaaataaaacaaacatatttgatatatacgtataattcattatattaGACAGAgacttaatataatattataataagattATACCAAATACTTGATATAAGTTAATacagatatttaatttttttaataaacaataaaactgCATTTGCAATAAATTAAATGCACTGAAAATATATGCAtggttaattttttaatattaattcttaattaattatttgatcaTTTCTATATGTTTCAATAATATTGCTTTCTTATTCAACTATAAAGAATCAATaggtattttataaaatattaataggtATTTTATCTTCACTGTACATgtgataatatataattaaatagttATTAAATTAagcaaaaaggaaaatatttaatataaatatatttcatagaaAAAAGTCATCTATACCGTGTGTAAACAGTCAAGTCTCCACTACTAGATGGAGTAATTTGATGAGTAGCACCCATCACCCAATCAGTTAAATATTCGACAAGTTTATttctaaatttcatttcttgTCGGAATGCCAAGTCATCTCGTCTTTTCATCATTGCTTCGACTAGCAGACACAATTTTGTTTTGATAAGAATAGAATGTTTAGTCATGTCCAAATGTCTAACATATCTGACAATTGCTAACATCATTCCTTCTATGCTAGTCATTCCAAGATATTCAGAAGGTTGATCTGTTTTAGAATCTAGGATATTCTTCATTATGAATATTATATGCTCAATGAATTGCGTATTACCTTCCATTACTATAACTTGTCCTTgttgattaaaaaatttttcgaCTATACTTTTAATCTGATCAAAAAGAATTGGATATAGCGCAGGACTCATTTCATGCCCAACCAATTCTTTTACATGTTTCTGAATTTGATTGCCAAATTTTTCATTGTTACAAATTAATAggcgtaataaattataaacaaattgtGTACAATATTGCACTTCCTGACTTGGATTTGATAAACAAGGTGTAGGTTCTTGTTGTTTTGCACTCCTTTTTGGTTCTGAATTTGGTGGTATTCCTGACAATGATCTATTTAGAGAACGTTTCTGTAAACATACTCCACCCAAAGCACAAAGAAATCCTGTCATATTAGCCCACTCATTAATTTGTTCTTCTAATTCATGTTCTGAATTTTGGTGTGATGCTCTTCGCTTCCCTGTACTTCGATGAAATGATTCTATCTGACTATCTTCTGTTTTAGATTTGGGATAAGTCACTAACTGCCGCGAAGTTATTTCCCAATTTCTAAATGTTTCTTCCCAAGCCtaacaagaagaaagaaactttATGAGTATATTATCTTTTTTCTCATTAAAGgaacattaaataaataaattttgtaaaattatttataataacaaGTTACATTTACACCATGTtatattatctttaaaataatgtaacttgcatatttttctttgaaaaataattcttaaattaaaatattactattgttaatataataatatatacagtatatatgtatatatccattatatatattatatgtatatacatacaggTTGTATGCCATTTACACAGTGTTCTATTTTCCTCAATAAGACCATAATTCTTTCTTGTAAAGCAGCACGTCctaaaaaagatataatatgCCTGTGAAATGCACTAATGTTAATCACAAAACAATTAGTCTACTATTGCATATAATAATTAGAAtagtaaagaaaaataaaacgatcTTAGTCCTGTATACATGTATGCGAATAATATTTTGAATTGTACTTACCATAATTATGATCACGATAGCATAGCTTACTTTCCCCGCTGGCTGTTATGGTAACAAGGTCTTTAATACTCTACTGCAGCCATATAAGGGTTATACTAATCAAAATACAAAGTGAATTCAAAAATTCATGAATGAATGTTTGAATTCAAGTAAAATCATTGTTAGTAGGTACCCGAACCGAAACTAGTTTAAAAAAGATACTATTTTATGTTAATCTCTCTATTTAAAGATTTTTAGTAAAAGTACATATCAGTAGTATTAtgattttacataaaatatattcatgtagaagtaaataaaatattataaaataatttaaaaaatagaaatattccctTTATATACAAGtatgataaaacaaaattaagaTTGTAATGTCATTTTACACTTATTTCTCGGTTCGAATTTCTACTTCAACTTTGGAATATATGGTATTTAATATGAAGgataaattgaaataatattttggatatttaaaCTCACCAGTGATTAACACAGTAGAAGCTTGTGCTAATTCAAGATATAAGTGATAGTTTGGAAGTAAACAAGTTACTGCTACTTCATCACTACCACAACGAATTTCTGCTTCTTCGCAAAGCAATGCAAAACAAGACATTGATACTAAAACTGCTTCCATATTTATACTCcacaaatacataaaaaatacaacctgaaaaataaaaaacaataaattaaaaaacaaatataacaatattaaaaaaaagttcTGTAATATATTGTAAATCTAAACAAACCTCAAGTTTAATATGTGCTTGCTTACAAACAGCAATCTGACTACCCACATTAGCATAATCCTTATTTTGTGCCAGAAAAGCATTtctacaaattaatatttctctaaGCCATTTTAATATACAAGTATAATTAACGATTTGGTGCTGAATCAATTTTTGGGAAATTGAGAACAGAACTTGTGAACTAACATCCCAAAAGGTATTCATTGGTGCTTCTGGATTCCATGCTTTTATTTTATCTGGATGATGTAATACCAATAATGCTTCCATTGCTTCATAAGCAATGTCTGACATTGTTGGTTGATGAACTAGTGAAACTAAACCATTAATTAATTCTAAAGTTGAACTTTGAATTTCATGACCAGCTTTTCCCTGATtctgtaaaataaataacacacatatatatacatacatgtataaggATCTTTTTGCGAGTTAAAATTGGGATTtttatataaagtatttacATTCAACAATAACATAGGATCAGCATGAATAAGTTTCACCATCCATAAAAGTAAATTTCTATAACTCGATACTTCTTCTCCACGGTCTCTGTACTTATTTTGTTCTTTACCTTTAAGTGTTAAACTTTGAATCATTCGTAATGGTGTATGTGATATGCAACTCTGTGTgactttatttaaaatatcaataaacataTTTCTAAGTTCTGCACTACGAGAATACAGAAGATCTATTTGAGGCCACCATGGCAGTCTTGGTTGAGTTAcgattctaaaataaaaattattgataccacattaatattatcaaaaaaattacttatttcatttaaaataatgaTAACAGAATTCTTTTTCAGAACATTACAATTATAAATCAAAAATTTATCATCACATGTTTAAATTTTTAACTAACAAATTATTCTCTTGAATTTCATGAAGTATACTTTTTGGTTATAACAT
The Bombus vancouverensis nearcticus chromosome 6, iyBomVanc1_principal, whole genome shotgun sequence DNA segment above includes these coding regions:
- the Nf1 gene encoding neurofibromin 1 isoform X1 — its product is MGTQKPEEWANLLITRFEEQLPCHSCQTTHSRMNEERNKKCLIQISRYRFSLVISSLTKILQNVNEMVPSIGGQRIFHSTDQDRQCYESITIILDTLEKCLANQPKDTAKFDEAMNVKFLLKEICQFIDIPNDNPQNAHLKNLASKVLFALSLNFFNAVFNRISSRLQELAKCGDETADYSDIELIQHINVDVYRLTKLLNEAIQKFRQLKKSVHIVLMNSLEKAIWNWMDTYSYEFAELQKEPNEDLGKACEELFDILDTFADNKKGRAAAVWPLQIMLLILSPKVLEEIVNADFSTLCSSRHSKKKQFIDSIKKGLGMHGSSSRQLVEAAAVTCIKLCKASTYINNLDSNNVIFILVRHVMSDLMALLFNPGKVFSRGQSYVAQDIDLMIDCFVSFFRIKPHNNEVLKVCLNLNYPSTYQFVLVSSLYKIVTQPRLPWWPQIDLLYSRSAELRNMFIDILNKVTQSCISHTPLRMIQSLTLKGKEQNKYRDRGEEVSSYRNLLLWMVKLIHADPMLLLNNQGKAGHEIQSSTLELINGLVSLVHQPTMSDIAYEAMEALLVLHHPDKIKAWNPEAPMNTFWDVSSQVLFSISQKLIQHQIVNYTCILKWLREILICRNAFLAQNKDYANVGSQIAVCKQAHIKLEVVFFMYLWSINMEAVLVSMSCFALLCEEAEIRCGSDEVAVTCLLPNYHLYLELAQASTVLITASGESKLCYRDHNYGRAALQERIMVLLRKIEHCVNGIQPAWEETFRNWEITSRQLVTYPKSKTEDSQIESFHRSTGKRRASHQNSEHELEEQINEWANMTGFLCALGGVCLQKRSLNRSLSGIPPNSEPKRSAKQQEPTPCLSNPSQEVQYCTQFVYNLLRLLICNNEKFGNQIQKHVKELVGHEMSPALYPILFDQIKSIVEKFFNQQGQVIVMEGNTQFIEHIIFIMKNILDSKTDQPSEYLGMTSIEGMMLAIVRYVRHLDMTKHSILIKTKLCLLVEAMMKRRDDLAFRQEMKFRNKLVEYLTDWVMGATHQITPSSSGDLTVYTRDLDQACMEAVGALLRGLPLQPEESDRGDLMEAKSQLFLKYFTLFMNLLNDCNEVTGEEKEIVSQQPCLSSGKLSTLRNATIQAMSNLLSANIDSGLMHSLSLGYNPDLQTRAAFMEVLTKILQQGTEFDTLAETVLADRFEQLVQLVTMISDKGELPIAMALANVVTTNQMDELARVFVTLFDAKHLLSSLLWNMFYREVEVSDCMQTLFRGNSLGSKIMAFCFKIYGASYLQNLLEPLITPLLDDPTTGFEVDSARIDANEDIEKNGRNLVALTQKVFDAIVSSADRFPPQLRSMCHCLYQVLSKRFPQCPQNNIGAVGTVIFLRFINPAIVSPQEMGIVNKPVPPHIKRGLMLMSKILQNIANHVEFSKEQHMLPFNDFLRAHFEIGRRFFIQIASDCETVDQANHPMSFVSDANVLALHRLLWNHQERIGDYLSSSRDHKAVGRRPFDKMATLLAYLGPPEHKPIDSHLLFSSSYARWSNIDMSSTNFEEIMVKHNMHENEEFKSIKNLNIFYQAGTSKQGYPVFYYIARRYKIGDTNGDLLIYHVILTLKPFCHSPFELVVDFTHACSDNRFRAEFLQKWFYVLPKVAYENIHAAYIYNCNSWVREYIKFHDRILAPLKGNRKVVFIDGPGRLNDVIDVDQQKLPGATLSLDEDLKVFNSVLKICHRDTKVSVKVGPTAIQITSAEKCKVLSHSVLLNDVYYASEIEEVCLVDDNQFTLTISNETGPLSLIHQDCDSIVQAIIHIRNRWELSQPESVSIHPKIRPKDVPGTLLNMALLNLGSSDPNLRTAAYNQLCALTATFDLKIEGQLLETSGLCIPSNNTIFIKHLSETLAANDPHLTLEFLEECIQGFRLSSIELKHLCLEYMTPWLNNLVRFYKPNDEGGKRQKQVTKILEKLITLTIEEVEMYPSIQAKIWSTIGRLPDLIDTVLDNFIQRSVSFGLGSPTVEIMADTAVALASGNVQLVAKKVIGRLCRVVDKTCTSPTPLLERHTRWNDIAILARYLLMLSFNNCLDVGKHLPYLFHTVTFLVCSGSLSMRASTHGLVINSIHSLCTCSSPSFSEDTYRILRMSLDEFSLPKFYLLFGISEVKSAAGTAFRSSYRHSNEKWFSNERSVTGTHDKERLSLTSLEIITDALLEIMEACMRDIPHCDWLKTWTSLARNFAFCFNPALQPRALIVFGCISKSITDQDMKQLLRILVKALESFNDITLLEAIIMCLTRLQPLLRSESPIHRYLFWVATSILQLDEASLYACGLALLEQNLHTLDSQGTFDDKTLKQVMMSTREPLEWHFKQLDNAVGLSFKSNFHFALVGHLLKGYRHPTPTTVTRTARVLTMLLGIVAKPFRRDKFEVTPESVAYLSALVSVSEEVRSRCHIRHAVTKTVESGSTDYLDILLPHSTDTSNATSSNPTNRRQKSWDLLDQSALTQARQQKQYSTHQTGRILFKTQRSFSVPTAKEAKSNEEVEPKNRSARVSVSNENNILLDPEVLTDFSTQTLVLTVLVTLVKNSTDENEQRILYEYLAEASVVFPKVFPVIHNLLDAKINNVLSSCHDQGILNSVQAIIQNMIACEDTSQQQLHYLQSCGFGGLWRFAGPYTNSNCTAESAQLFVNCLEAMVETCLPVDEVEALNSNEISSEKCKRSDSHQSEVAQKKKSLTHGGDRASSRAFSEKMDETSRSRSSFIHIDHSIDSREDVLLDSVGQGENTSSSNNSQP